Proteins co-encoded in one Stutzerimonas stutzeri genomic window:
- a CDS encoding chemotaxis protein CheV, whose protein sequence is MAGILDSVNQRTQLVGQNRLELLLFRLDGKQLYGINVFKVKEVLQCPRLTIMPRSSPVVRGVANIRGNTLSILDLSLATGKQALGDLPNSFAIIVEYNTKVLGFLVRSVERIVNMNWEAILPPPKGVGHDHYLTAVTHVDGQMVEIIDVEKVLAEVAPVSEQLSVGISDEETTSKASTSRVLIVDDSSVARKQIIRCLQNLGIEVVAQNDGRQALNYLRSLVAEGKTPSQEFVMMISDIEMPEMDGYTLTTEVRQDPVMRDMHILLHTSLSGVFNQSMVKRVGADDFLAKFQADELANRVIERIRTTDRK, encoded by the coding sequence ATGGCCGGTATATTGGATTCGGTTAACCAGCGCACACAGCTGGTGGGACAGAATCGTTTGGAACTGTTGTTGTTCCGGTTGGATGGAAAGCAGCTCTACGGCATCAATGTCTTCAAGGTCAAAGAAGTGCTGCAGTGCCCACGGCTAACCATCATGCCTCGGTCCAGTCCGGTCGTTCGGGGCGTTGCGAACATCCGCGGCAATACGCTCTCGATCCTCGACCTTTCGCTCGCCACCGGTAAACAGGCGCTTGGTGATCTGCCAAACAGCTTCGCCATCATCGTGGAGTACAACACCAAGGTCCTTGGCTTTCTCGTGCGTTCGGTCGAGCGGATCGTCAACATGAACTGGGAGGCGATCCTGCCGCCGCCCAAGGGCGTTGGTCATGATCACTACCTGACCGCCGTGACCCATGTCGACGGGCAAATGGTCGAAATCATCGACGTGGAGAAAGTGCTTGCCGAGGTGGCGCCGGTATCCGAGCAACTCTCGGTGGGCATTTCTGATGAGGAAACCACCAGCAAAGCCTCCACCAGTCGTGTGTTGATCGTGGACGACTCGTCCGTTGCGCGAAAGCAGATTATTCGTTGTCTACAGAATCTGGGCATCGAAGTGGTAGCCCAGAATGATGGGCGTCAAGCGTTGAATTATCTCCGCTCCCTGGTGGCCGAAGGTAAAACGCCATCCCAGGAATTCGTCATGATGATTTCCGATATCGAGATGCCGGAAATGGATGGCTATACATTAACGACCGAGGTGCGTCAGGATCCCGTCATGCGTGATATGCACATTCTGCTGCATACTTCCCTTTCCGGCGTGTTCAACCAGAGCATGGTCAAGCGTGTCGGTGCGGACGATTTTCTCGCGAAGTTTCAGGCCGATGAGCTGGCCAACCGTGTGATAGAGCGAATCCGGACAACGGATAGAAAATGA
- the flgH gene encoding flagellar basal body L-ring protein FlgH has translation MRRLLSVLPLMPAVILSGCMAPAPKPNDPYYAPVLPRTPLPAAQNNGAIYQAGFETNLYDDRKAYRVGDIITVTLNEKTQASKNSNSKISKDSNANIGLGSLFGGAVSMANPLTGNNMSLGAEYEASRDTSGSGQAGQSNSLSGSITVTVSDVLPNGILAIRGEKWMTLNTGDELVRIAGLVRSDDIATDNTVPSTRIADARITYSGTGAFADASQPGWLDRFFISPLWPF, from the coding sequence ATGCGCCGCTTGTTGTCTGTCCTTCCGTTGATGCCCGCCGTGATCCTGTCCGGTTGCATGGCGCCGGCTCCGAAGCCCAACGATCCGTATTACGCGCCGGTGCTTCCGCGCACGCCGTTGCCGGCTGCACAGAACAACGGCGCGATCTATCAGGCCGGGTTCGAAACCAATCTGTACGACGATCGGAAGGCGTATCGGGTCGGCGACATCATCACCGTCACGCTCAACGAGAAGACGCAGGCAAGCAAGAATTCCAACTCGAAGATCTCCAAGGACAGCAACGCCAACATCGGCCTCGGTTCGCTGTTCGGCGGCGCCGTGTCGATGGCTAATCCGCTGACCGGCAACAATATGAGCCTCGGCGCCGAGTACGAAGCGTCGCGCGATACCTCCGGCTCGGGGCAGGCAGGGCAAAGCAACAGCCTGTCCGGCTCGATCACCGTGACCGTCTCCGATGTGTTGCCCAACGGCATCCTGGCGATCCGCGGCGAGAAGTGGATGACGCTCAATACCGGCGACGAGTTGGTGCGCATTGCCGGCTTGGTGCGCTCGGACGATATCGCGACCGACAATACCGTGCCCTCGACCCGCATCGCCGACGCCCGCATCACCTATTCCGGTACCGGCGCGTTCGCCGATGCCAGCCAGCCGGGTTGGCTGGATCGCTTCTTCATCAGCCCGTTGTGGCCATTCTAA
- the flgF gene encoding flagellar basal-body rod protein FlgF, giving the protein MDKMLYVAMTGASQNSRAQQAHANNLANISTTGFRRDFEQARSMQVFGDSFPARVYAMSERPGTDFSSGTLQETGRDLDVAVEGDGWIAVQAPDGSEAYARTGSLNIDTLGMLRTGDGLPVLGNAGPIAVPPEEKVEIGADGSISIRALGEDPNVVVTVDRLKLVNPDPKQLEKGTDGLIRMKDGKPVEADAAVRVTSGFLEASNVNAVAEMTSMLALSRQFELHVKMMRTAEEDGAAAARVLQIS; this is encoded by the coding sequence ATGGACAAGATGCTCTATGTAGCGATGACGGGGGCGAGTCAGAACTCTCGCGCCCAGCAGGCGCATGCCAACAACCTGGCGAACATCTCGACCACGGGCTTCCGTCGCGACTTCGAGCAGGCGCGCTCGATGCAGGTGTTCGGTGACAGCTTTCCGGCACGTGTCTATGCGATGAGCGAGCGCCCCGGGACGGATTTCAGCTCCGGCACCTTGCAGGAAACCGGGCGGGACCTGGACGTCGCCGTCGAGGGCGACGGCTGGATCGCTGTTCAGGCACCCGATGGCAGCGAAGCCTATGCCCGGACCGGCAGCCTGAACATCGACACGCTCGGCATGCTGAGGACCGGCGACGGTTTGCCGGTGCTCGGCAATGCCGGTCCGATCGCGGTACCGCCGGAAGAGAAGGTAGAAATCGGCGCCGACGGTTCGATCAGCATTCGCGCCCTGGGTGAAGACCCGAATGTCGTGGTCACGGTCGATCGGCTGAAGCTGGTCAATCCTGATCCCAAACAGCTGGAGAAGGGCACCGACGGCCTGATCCGGATGAAAGATGGCAAGCCCGTCGAGGCGGATGCGGCGGTGCGCGTGACCTCAGGCTTCCTTGAGGCGAGCAACGTCAATGCCGTGGCGGAGATGACGTCGATGCTCGCACTGTCCCGTCAATTCGAGCTTCACGTGAAGATGATGCGCACCGCAGAAGAAGATGGTGCCGCTGCGGCCCGAGTCTTGCAGATCAGCTAA
- the flgG gene encoding flagellar basal-body rod protein FlgG produces MLPALWVSKTGLSAQDMNLTTISNNLANVSTTGFKKDRAEFQDLLYQIRRQPGGQSSQDSELPSGLQLGTGVRIVGTQKQFTAGSLQTTEQPLDMAINGRGFFQVLLPDGTVSYSRDGSFHLNADGQIVTSNGYALEPAIVVPPETQTFTVGEDGTVSVTTLGNPAPQIIGNIQTADFVNPAGLQAMGSNLFLETAASGAPQVSTPGLNGLGTVLQNTLENSNVSVVEELVNMITTQRAYEMNSKVISTADQMLSFVTQQL; encoded by the coding sequence ATGCTTCCAGCACTGTGGGTGAGCAAGACAGGTTTGTCCGCGCAGGACATGAACCTGACGACCATTTCCAACAACCTGGCCAACGTATCCACCACGGGTTTCAAGAAAGACCGGGCTGAATTTCAGGATCTGCTGTATCAGATCCGCCGTCAGCCGGGCGGACAATCCAGCCAGGACAGCGAACTGCCGTCCGGCCTGCAGCTGGGTACGGGTGTCCGTATCGTCGGTACCCAGAAGCAGTTCACCGCCGGTAGCTTGCAGACCACCGAGCAGCCGCTCGACATGGCGATCAATGGCCGTGGCTTCTTTCAGGTCCTGTTGCCGGACGGCACCGTGTCCTACTCGCGTGACGGCAGCTTCCACCTGAACGCTGACGGCCAGATCGTCACCTCCAACGGTTACGCCCTGGAACCGGCCATCGTCGTGCCGCCGGAAACTCAGACCTTCACCGTGGGCGAGGACGGCACCGTGTCCGTCACCACCCTGGGCAACCCGGCGCCGCAGATCATCGGCAACATTCAGACCGCCGACTTCGTCAACCCGGCTGGCCTGCAAGCCATGGGCAGCAACCTGTTCCTGGAAACCGCTGCCAGTGGCGCGCCACAGGTCAGCACCCCGGGCCTCAACGGACTGGGCACGGTACTGCAGAACACACTGGAAAACTCCAACGTCAGCGTCGTCGAGGAACTGGTGAACATGATCACCACGCAGCGCGCCTACGAGATGAACTCGAAAGTCATCTCCACGGCCGACCAGATGCTGTCTTTCGTTACCCAGCAGCTGTAA
- the flgD gene encoding flagellar hook assembly protein FlgD, with product MSTTGGVGGTGSVLDQYQIKDRETKSKDLGKNEFLELLVTQLNNQNPLEPQENGEFIAQLAQFSTVEGVEKLNSSMETMLSGYQSSQALQASSLVGRKVIVPTDKAVVDTSETFKASLVLPTSSSNVSVNIYDSAGTVVNRINMGQQEAGNVSFMWDGKDSSGKTLPPGAYKFEAQATYQGETKGLYTLLPANVDSVTLGQNGGELMLNLAGVGSIALSQVQVIGQ from the coding sequence ATGAGCACGACAGGCGGCGTCGGCGGTACCGGTTCGGTACTCGACCAGTACCAGATCAAGGATCGCGAAACCAAGAGCAAGGATCTTGGCAAGAACGAATTTCTCGAGTTGCTGGTCACCCAGTTGAACAACCAGAACCCGCTCGAACCACAGGAGAACGGCGAGTTCATCGCGCAGCTGGCGCAGTTCAGTACCGTCGAAGGCGTAGAGAAACTGAATTCGAGCATGGAGACGATGCTGTCTGGGTATCAGTCTTCCCAGGCGCTGCAGGCGTCTTCGCTGGTAGGGCGCAAGGTCATCGTGCCGACCGATAAGGCGGTTGTGGATACCAGCGAGACGTTCAAGGCCAGCCTGGTTTTGCCCACATCCAGCAGCAATGTTTCGGTCAACATCTATGACAGTGCCGGCACCGTCGTCAACCGGATCAACATGGGTCAACAGGAAGCCGGCAACGTCTCGTTCATGTGGGACGGCAAGGACTCGAGCGGCAAGACCTTGCCGCCGGGGGCGTACAAATTCGAAGCACAAGCTACCTACCAGGGCGAAACCAAGGGTTTGTACACCCTGCTTCCCGCCAACGTAGACAGCGTCACTCTCGGACAGAACGGCGGGGAGCTGATGCTCAACCTGGCCGGGGTTGGCAGCATTGCGCTGTCGCAAGTCCAGGTCATCGGTCAGTAA
- the flgE gene encoding flagellar hook protein FlgE codes for MSFNIGLSGMRAASKDLNVTGNNIANAGTAGFKQSRAEFADVYASSVLGTGKNPQGSGVLLANVSQQFNQGNINYTQNALDLAINGNGFFQVSNNGALSYTRAGYFGTDKQGNLVDNFGYHLQGYSVDANGNIQTGQVSDLKIQTASQEPKATTKVTQGFNLNSTNTQPINTPFDPADPLSYNSSTSTNIYDEQGNAHVMTQYFVKSGTANTWQMNVLIDGRNPADPVNSTAPSSTTLEFSPSGSLLTPASGSTAIAGWQPAVHNTDGSWSLNNAAPAAGLDVSVDMRGSTQYASAFAVNSVAQDGYTTGELAGLEISESGEIFARYTNGQSKVQGQIILANFANVQGLTPVGKTQWVQSFESGEPVRNPPGSGTLGSLQAGALEDSNVELSDQLVNLIVAQRNYQANAKTIETESAITQTIINLR; via the coding sequence ATGTCGTTCAACATTGGCCTCAGCGGCATGCGTGCCGCCAGCAAAGACCTCAACGTCACGGGTAACAACATTGCCAACGCCGGTACTGCGGGCTTCAAGCAGTCACGGGCAGAGTTTGCCGATGTGTACGCCTCGTCCGTGCTCGGCACCGGTAAGAATCCGCAGGGCAGTGGTGTGCTGCTGGCCAACGTGTCGCAGCAATTCAACCAGGGCAACATCAACTACACCCAGAACGCGCTGGATCTGGCGATCAACGGCAACGGCTTTTTCCAGGTCAGCAATAACGGCGCGCTGAGCTATACCCGTGCGGGTTACTTCGGGACCGACAAGCAAGGCAACCTTGTCGATAACTTCGGCTACCACCTGCAGGGTTACTCGGTCGATGCCAACGGCAACATCCAGACCGGGCAAGTCAGCGATCTGAAGATCCAGACAGCCAGCCAGGAGCCCAAGGCCACGACCAAGGTCACCCAGGGGTTCAACCTCAACTCGACCAATACCCAGCCGATCAATACGCCGTTCGATCCGGCTGATCCCTTGAGTTACAACTCGTCCACCTCGACGAACATCTATGACGAGCAGGGTAATGCGCACGTCATGACGCAGTATTTCGTCAAGAGCGGCACGGCCAATACCTGGCAGATGAATGTGCTTATCGACGGACGCAACCCGGCGGATCCGGTCAACAGCACGGCACCCAGCAGCACCACGCTCGAGTTCAGCCCGTCGGGTAGCTTGCTCACACCGGCGAGTGGTAGCACGGCGATTGCCGGTTGGCAGCCTGCGGTCCACAACACCGACGGCAGCTGGTCGCTGAACAACGCGGCGCCCGCTGCCGGGCTGGATGTCTCGGTCGACATGCGCGGCTCCACCCAGTACGCCAGCGCCTTCGCCGTCAACAGTGTCGCGCAGGACGGCTACACCACGGGTGAGCTGGCAGGCCTTGAAATCAGCGAGTCGGGTGAGATCTTCGCTCGCTACACCAATGGTCAGTCCAAGGTGCAGGGCCAGATCATCCTGGCCAACTTCGCCAACGTGCAGGGCCTGACCCCGGTCGGCAAGACCCAGTGGGTACAGTCGTTCGAATCCGGTGAGCCGGTGCGCAACCCGCCTGGTAGCGGTACGCTGGGTTCATTGCAGGCTGGCGCGCTGGAAGATTCCAACGTCGAGCTGTCGGACCAGCTGGTGAACCTCATCGTCGCGCAGCGCAACTACCAGGCGAACGCGAAGACCATCGAAACCGAAAGCGCCATCACCCAGACGATCATCAATCTCCGGTAA
- the flgA gene encoding flagellar basal body P-ring formation chaperone FlgA: MSKQMTFFRHPCKAICHAFLLPALCGLSPFADSASVTRPEQLIDATRDFLEREVNDYLQRSQIQARYEIEVNRLDPRLRLADCDEPLSAKLESPAQPVGRATVRVSCEGSTPWSVFVPAQVHLFREVIVARRPLARESVIEQADVTLAERDVGLLTQGYMTAFDQVLGNKVTRSALPDQVLPPTYISAAEVVRKGDQVVISAKNPTINVRMPGEALSDGALGSQIRVKNQGSGRTIKARVTGPGQVEVAM; encoded by the coding sequence ATGAGCAAACAAATGACTTTTTTCCGGCATCCCTGCAAGGCAATCTGCCATGCGTTCCTATTACCGGCCTTGTGTGGGCTGAGCCCGTTCGCTGACTCGGCAAGCGTGACACGACCTGAACAGCTTATCGACGCGACCCGAGACTTTCTTGAGCGCGAGGTGAATGACTATTTGCAGCGTAGCCAAATCCAGGCCCGCTACGAAATCGAAGTCAACCGCCTCGATCCCCGCCTGCGTCTGGCCGACTGTGACGAGCCGCTGTCGGCCAAGCTGGAGAGCCCGGCGCAGCCCGTCGGCCGCGCGACCGTACGAGTCAGCTGCGAGGGTTCCACGCCATGGTCCGTTTTCGTTCCTGCTCAGGTTCATTTGTTCCGCGAAGTGATCGTCGCTCGGCGTCCGCTGGCTCGCGAAAGCGTCATCGAACAAGCCGATGTCACGCTTGCAGAACGCGATGTGGGATTGCTGACTCAAGGCTACATGACTGCGTTCGATCAGGTACTCGGTAATAAAGTGACTCGCAGCGCCCTGCCCGATCAAGTGCTGCCTCCGACGTATATCTCCGCTGCCGAAGTGGTCCGCAAAGGCGATCAAGTGGTAATCAGCGCGAAAAATCCGACGATAAATGTGAGAATGCCCGGCGAGGCCTTGTCCGATGGCGCACTCGGTAGCCAGATCCGGGTCAAAAACCAAGGTTCTGGGCGAACGATCAAGGCCCGAGTGACAGGCCCCGGCCAGGTGGAAGTCGCCATGTAA
- a CDS encoding flagellar basal body P-ring protein FlgI codes for MKLFSSILLALLCVAAIPAHAERLKDIATIQGVRSNQLIGYGLVVGLNGSGDQTTQTPFTVQTFNNMMAQFGIKVPAGGNVQLKNVAAVSIHAELPPFAKPGQTIDITVSSIGNAKSLRGGSLLMAPLKGIDGNVYAIAQGNLVVGGFDAGGADGSRITVNIPSAGRIPGGATVERPVPTAFNQGTTLTMNLNRPDFTTAKNIVDHINELLGPGVAQALDGGSISITAPLDPSQRVDYLSILENLEVDVGQAVAKVIINSRTGTIVIGQNVRVQPAAVTHGSLTVTISEDPQVSQPNPLSDGQTVVVPNSKVKAEQEAKPMFKFGPGTTLDEIVRAVNQVGAAPSDLMAILEALKQAGALQADLIVI; via the coding sequence ATGAAACTGTTCAGCTCGATCCTGCTGGCCCTGCTGTGCGTCGCGGCCATCCCCGCGCACGCCGAGCGGCTGAAGGACATCGCGACCATTCAAGGGGTGCGTAGCAACCAATTGATTGGTTACGGCCTGGTGGTCGGCCTCAACGGCAGCGGTGACCAGACCACGCAGACGCCGTTCACCGTGCAGACCTTCAACAACATGATGGCGCAGTTCGGCATCAAGGTGCCGGCCGGCGGCAATGTTCAGTTGAAGAACGTCGCGGCAGTATCGATTCACGCTGAGCTGCCACCGTTCGCCAAGCCGGGCCAGACCATCGACATCACCGTGTCGTCGATCGGCAACGCCAAGAGCCTGCGTGGCGGCAGCTTGCTGATGGCGCCGCTGAAGGGGATCGATGGCAACGTCTACGCCATCGCTCAGGGCAACCTCGTCGTGGGTGGCTTCGATGCCGGTGGTGCGGACGGTTCGCGCATTACCGTCAATATTCCTTCGGCCGGTCGGATCCCCGGTGGCGCGACGGTTGAACGGCCAGTACCCACCGCCTTCAACCAGGGCACCACCCTGACGATGAATCTCAACCGCCCGGATTTCACCACGGCCAAGAACATCGTCGATCACATCAACGAACTGCTTGGCCCGGGCGTGGCCCAGGCGCTCGATGGCGGCTCGATCAGCATCACCGCGCCGCTGGATCCGAGCCAGCGCGTGGACTACCTGTCGATCCTGGAAAACCTCGAGGTTGACGTCGGGCAGGCGGTGGCCAAGGTCATCATCAACTCGCGTACCGGCACCATCGTCATCGGGCAGAACGTTCGGGTTCAACCGGCGGCCGTGACCCATGGCAGCCTGACCGTCACCATCTCGGAGGATCCGCAGGTCAGCCAGCCGAATCCGCTGTCGGACGGGCAGACCGTGGTCGTGCCCAATTCGAAGGTCAAGGCGGAACAGGAAGCCAAGCCGATGTTCAAGTTCGGGCCGGGTACCACGCTGGATGAGATCGTACGGGCGGTGAACCAGGTGGGCGCTGCGCCCAGCGATCTGATGGCCATCCTCGAAGCGCTGAAACAGGCGGGTGCGCTGCAAGCAGACCTGATCGTGATCTGA
- the flgM gene encoding flagellar biosynthesis anti-sigma factor FlgM, with amino-acid sequence MAIDFNRPNSAVNSPNSGRSSSVQNSERPAAQQAPAETAKSTGGAAVAGESVQLSPQAQRLQQTAQQLSQEPAVDQERVAQIKQAIADGSYQVDSQRVASKLLAFENQR; translated from the coding sequence ATGGCTATCGATTTCAACCGGCCCAATAGCGCCGTCAATTCACCCAATAGCGGGCGCAGCAGCAGCGTCCAGAACAGCGAACGCCCAGCCGCTCAGCAAGCTCCCGCTGAGACCGCGAAGAGCACTGGCGGCGCAGCAGTAGCTGGCGAGAGCGTCCAACTCAGCCCACAGGCGCAGCGCTTGCAGCAAACGGCACAGCAGCTGAGCCAGGAGCCTGCGGTCGACCAGGAGCGCGTGGCGCAGATCAAGCAGGCCATCGCCGATGGCAGCTATCAGGTAGACAGTCAGCGCGTGGCGTCCAAGCTGCTCGCTTTTGAAAATCAGCGCTAA
- the flgC gene encoding flagellar basal body rod protein FlgC, protein MSLGNVFNIAGSGMSAQSTRLNTISSNIANAETVSSSVDQTYRARHPVFATMLQQANGQPDQSLFADQGQAGVGVQVLGVVEDQSELQARYEPNHPAANAEGYVYYPNVNVVEEMADMISASRSFQTNAELMNTAKTMLQKVLTLGQ, encoded by the coding sequence ATGTCCCTTGGCAACGTATTCAATATCGCCGGCAGCGGCATGAGCGCGCAGAGCACGCGCCTGAACACTATCTCCAGCAACATCGCCAACGCCGAAACGGTGTCGTCCAGTGTCGACCAGACCTATCGCGCTCGTCATCCGGTGTTCGCGACCATGCTGCAGCAGGCCAATGGACAGCCCGACCAGTCGCTGTTCGCCGATCAAGGCCAGGCGGGTGTGGGCGTCCAGGTGCTGGGCGTCGTCGAGGATCAAAGTGAGCTGCAGGCGCGTTACGAGCCGAATCATCCGGCGGCGAATGCCGAAGGCTACGTTTATTACCCCAACGTCAATGTCGTCGAAGAGATGGCCGACATGATTTCCGCAAGCCGTTCGTTCCAGACCAACGCTGAGTTGATGAACACAGCCAAGACCATGCTGCAGAAAGTTCTGACCCTGGGTCAGTAA
- the flgB gene encoding flagellar basal body rod protein FlgB — protein sequence MSISFDKALGIHEKALGFRAQRAEVLANNIANADTPNYKARDLDFSSVLAAQSSKNRGDFGVTLTSSKHIAAEGMEIADPGLRFRTPAHASLDQNTVDAQVEQAAYAENAIDFQASFTLLNSKFRGLIGALRGE from the coding sequence ATGAGCATCAGTTTCGACAAAGCGCTCGGCATTCACGAGAAGGCGCTCGGTTTCCGCGCCCAGCGCGCCGAGGTGCTGGCCAACAATATCGCTAACGCCGACACGCCCAACTACAAGGCGCGGGACCTGGATTTCAGTTCGGTCCTCGCCGCGCAGAGCAGCAAGAACCGCGGCGACTTTGGCGTAACGCTGACCAGCAGCAAGCACATTGCTGCCGAAGGCATGGAGATCGCCGATCCCGGGTTGCGCTTTCGTACGCCGGCGCATGCTTCGCTGGATCAGAACACGGTCGATGCGCAGGTCGAGCAGGCCGCTTACGCCGAGAATGCCATCGATTTCCAGGCAAGCTTCACCTTGCTCAACAGTAAGTTCAGGGGGCTGATCGGCGCCCTGCGCGGCGAATAA
- a CDS encoding flagella synthesis protein FlgN, translated as MQDTEVLQQLTDDIDIAGKLLELTNAEYQALAERNLAGLEQLLTQKQTLLALLGQHGSRRTQILAHAQLSADRNGLAAFAARSAQGEQILAQADQLDQVLEACRSANERNGKLIRANQSAVGSMLRVLQGSNQTPDLYDRRGAAARSASHRPLSQA; from the coding sequence ATGCAAGACACCGAAGTGCTTCAGCAGCTCACCGACGATATCGACATTGCCGGAAAACTTCTTGAGCTCACCAATGCCGAGTACCAGGCACTCGCTGAGCGCAACCTCGCCGGGCTCGAACAGCTGCTCACCCAAAAGCAGACGCTTCTGGCGCTGCTGGGCCAGCACGGTTCTCGGCGCACCCAGATACTTGCCCATGCCCAGTTGAGTGCCGACCGGAACGGTTTGGCGGCATTTGCTGCACGCTCAGCGCAAGGCGAGCAAATTCTCGCCCAAGCGGATCAGCTGGATCAGGTTCTCGAGGCCTGCCGGAGCGCCAACGAGCGCAACGGAAAGTTGATTCGCGCCAACCAGAGCGCGGTCGGAAGCATGTTGCGCGTACTGCAAGGCAGCAACCAGACCCCCGATCTTTATGATCGTAGAGGCGCCGCTGCCAGAAGCGCCAGCCATCGCCCACTCAGCCAGGCCTGA
- a CDS encoding CheR family methyltransferase: MSGDPDFDQFRVFLEKTCGILLGNNKQYLVSSRLNKLMEQQGLKTLGDLVRKIQAQPRSGLREQVVDAMTTNETLWFRDTYPFEVMKSRVLPELLKTAAGQRLRIWSAACSSGQEPYSLSMTVDEYERNSPSQPKLAVQIVATELSGAMLAASKAAEYDSLAIARGLSSDRLQRYFDVKTPGRWVVKPAIRSRVEFRVQNLLDSYAVLGKFDVVFCRNVLIYFSADVKKDILKRIHATLKPGGYLFLGASEALNGLPELYQMVQCSPGIIYKAK, from the coding sequence GTGTCAGGCGATCCGGATTTCGATCAATTCCGAGTGTTCCTCGAGAAAACCTGCGGCATTCTGCTGGGTAACAACAAGCAATACCTTGTATCGAGCAGGCTGAACAAGCTCATGGAGCAGCAGGGGCTCAAGACCCTGGGCGACTTGGTCAGGAAGATTCAGGCGCAACCGCGAAGCGGTCTGAGGGAGCAGGTCGTCGATGCGATGACCACTAACGAAACGCTCTGGTTTCGTGACACCTATCCGTTCGAAGTCATGAAAAGCCGTGTGTTGCCGGAGCTGCTCAAAACGGCGGCTGGGCAACGACTGCGCATCTGGTCGGCAGCCTGCTCGTCGGGGCAGGAGCCTTACTCGTTGTCGATGACCGTCGATGAGTATGAGCGCAACAGTCCCAGCCAGCCCAAACTGGCCGTTCAGATCGTTGCCACCGAGCTTTCCGGTGCGATGTTGGCGGCGAGCAAGGCGGCCGAGTACGACAGTCTGGCGATCGCACGGGGGCTGTCGAGCGATCGTTTGCAGCGCTATTTCGATGTCAAGACGCCGGGACGGTGGGTGGTCAAGCCCGCCATTCGCAGTCGCGTCGAATTCCGTGTCCAGAATTTGCTGGATAGCTACGCCGTGCTGGGTAAGTTCGATGTGGTCTTTTGCCGGAACGTACTCATCTATTTTTCCGCGGATGTGAAAAAAGACATCCTCAAGCGTATTCACGCCACGCTGAAGCCTGGGGGGTATCTGTTCCTCGGTGCGTCCGAGGCCCTGAACGGGCTTCCGGAGCTTTACCAGATGGTGCAGTGCAGCCCGGGCATCATCTACAAAGCAAAGTAA